TGACCCTCCCTAAAATGTCAACGATTAAACCTCGTTTTAAATCAAAGAAAGCTCCTGAATTTTCTTCTGATAATTTGCTTAAGCAAGAATTTAATCCTAAGTCCCCAAATCAAGTTTGGACAACAGACTTTACTTATATTTCTATCGGTCCTAAGCGTCATGTTTATCTCTGTGCTATTCTTGACCTCTACTCAAGGAAATGTATTGCGTGGAAAGTAAGTGATAGGATTGATTTAATGCCAAACTCGCCTGTGACACCTTAGAAATAGCTATAAATAAGAGGGAGCCTAAGGAACCAATTATCTTTCATTCGGATCAAGGAAGCCAATTTAAATCAGCTTCCTTTAGAAAGTTATTAGATGAGCATCAATTGCTTGCTTCTTACTCCAAGCCTGGATATCCTTATGATAATGCCGTCACTGAGGTCATTTGTCAAGTATCTTAAACAAGGAGAAATTAATCGCAGAAGATTCACCTCGATTCAGCAAGTACAACTCTCTTGCTTTGAATACATCGAACAATTTTATAACAATTATAATCCTCATTCCTCAAACAATGGTCTCACTCCAAATCAGAAAGAAGAAAATTATTTTAAGAAATGGAAAGTCAACGAAAAACTAGACACGGAGTTAAGAGAATTTAAGAATTATATTTTTCAAAGTCTTTTGGAGACTTGTAATCAAGACCTGAATGCATCCTTTTTGTATTGTAATAGGTCTCAATGTATTTAAATATTTCTTGAGTAGCCTCAGCTCTTGTCTCAAAATGAGCATCATTAATAAGCTCCCTCTTTAGCGTCTTATAAAAAGACTCCATCATTGCATTGTCATAGGGATTTCCTTTACGACTCATGCTAGATTGAGCACCGACTTGACGAAGAGTAGATTGATAACGAGAGCTTGTATATTGACTCCCTTGATCAGTATGGACAATCAAGCCAGGCTGAGGATGTTCTTTCCCACAACCTTGTAAGAAGCAATCCCTCACCAGTTTATCTTGCATCCGTGAAGACATTGACCAGCCTACAATCTTACGTGAAAAAACGTCGATATTCACGGCTAAGTATAAGGTGCCTTCTTTGGTAGGGATATAGGTCATGTCTCCCAGCCATACTTTATTAGGAGCTGTTGCTTTAAAGATCTGATTAATTAAATTGGGTCTTGAAAGCGAAGCTCCTTTTCTGTTGTAATGTTTATATTTATAACGGCTTCCCTTGGCATAAAGTCCCATCAAGTGCATCAGTTTTCCAACACGTTTCGTGTTGGTCATAATACCAGTATTATGAAGTACCTTGGTAATTCTAACCGCAC
This Carnobacterium maltaromaticum DSM 20342 DNA region includes the following protein-coding sequences:
- a CDS encoding IS3 family transposase (programmed frameshift), translated to MARRKFDKQFKNSAVKLILEEGYSVKEVSQELEVHANSLYRWVQEVEEYGESAFPGNGTALANAQHKIKLLEKENRYLQEELELPKKVPGLLEAKQVKRFEFLLKHHGKIKIKHAVKVLKVSRSGFYEYMHRRPSKQQVEREILSEKIKAVFHEHKGRYGAVRITKVLHNTGIMTNTKRVGKLMHLMGLYAKGSRYKYKHYNRKGASLSRPNLINQIFKATAPNKVWLGDMTYIPTKEGTLYLAVNIDVFSRKIVGWSMSSRMQDKLVRDCFLQGCGKEHPQPGLIVHTDQGSQYTSSRYQSTLRQVGAQSSMSRKGNPYDNAMMESFYKTLKRELINDAHFETRAEATQEIFKYIETYYNTKRMHSGLDYKSPKDFEKYNS